Proteins from a single region of Labedella gwakjiensis:
- a CDS encoding LacI family DNA-binding transcriptional regulator — MPATQFDVAQRAGVSQRTVSNVVNGVASVGPAVRERVLDAIRELDYRPSLAARGLRVGRSGLLQLIVPELDVPYFAELARHVVASAEERGYALLVRQTLGSPDRERLTLDDSAGEYVEGTILSAVGPVDELLAGRAARTPVVLIGESTGRGLVDHIGIDDEAAAFAATQHLLATGRRRVAFVGADPASSLRMAALRRAGYGRALEAAGLVVDERLVIRTASYHRRDGAEAMAGLLDLDDPPDAVFAATDLLALGVLHEANRRGLAVPDRLAVMGFDGLEEGAYSSPTLSTVAPDKPAIARASVAALLDRLGALEEGGVPRPPVDVPVPFTLALRGSTAR; from the coding sequence GTGCCGGCCACCCAGTTCGACGTCGCCCAGCGCGCTGGGGTGTCCCAGCGCACGGTGTCGAACGTCGTCAACGGGGTGGCCTCTGTCGGTCCCGCCGTCCGTGAGCGGGTGCTGGACGCGATCCGTGAACTCGACTACCGACCGAGTCTCGCGGCACGCGGGCTTCGTGTCGGCCGGTCGGGACTGCTCCAGCTGATCGTTCCGGAGCTCGACGTGCCCTACTTCGCCGAGCTGGCGCGACACGTGGTCGCCTCCGCGGAGGAACGCGGGTACGCACTCCTCGTGCGCCAGACGCTCGGAAGCCCTGATCGGGAGAGGCTCACCCTCGACGACTCGGCCGGCGAGTACGTGGAGGGAACCATCCTCAGTGCCGTCGGCCCGGTCGACGAACTCCTGGCCGGTCGCGCCGCGAGGACGCCCGTCGTCCTGATCGGCGAGAGCACGGGGAGGGGCCTCGTCGATCACATCGGTATCGACGACGAGGCGGCGGCCTTCGCTGCGACGCAGCATCTCCTCGCCACCGGCCGCCGACGCGTCGCGTTCGTCGGAGCGGACCCCGCCTCTTCGCTGCGCATGGCCGCCCTCCGACGCGCGGGATACGGCCGCGCGCTCGAGGCCGCTGGCCTCGTCGTCGACGAGCGCCTCGTCATCCGGACCGCGTCGTACCACCGGCGGGACGGAGCCGAGGCGATGGCGGGGCTCCTCGACCTCGACGATCCGCCGGACGCCGTCTTCGCCGCGACGGATCTGCTCGCCCTCGGGGTACTGCATGAAGCGAACCGCCGAGGTCTGGCGGTGCCCGACCGACTGGCCGTCATGGGGTTCGACGGCCTGGAGGAGGGGGCGTATTCGTCGCCGACCCTCTCCACCGTGGCGCCGGACAAGCCGGCGATCGCTCGAGCGAGCGTCGCCGCGCTGCTCGACCGGCTCGGTGCTCTCGAGGAGGGTGGCGTGCCGCGACCGCCCGTCGACGTCCCGGTGCCATTCACCCTGGCGCTGAGGGGATCGACCGCCCGCTGA
- a CDS encoding DUF1611 domain-containing protein — MPPSVPSLPLSTSELPGLPLGTTAVVYCEGQFGEQDGKTANGLVRHSEKYEILSVIDSGHAGVDAGLFLDGTANGIPVLASLDESVASAGRVPDYLICGVAPADGLLSEVQRVVLLDGIARGMHVINGLHEFLNDDAEFVAAALRSGVTITDVRRPKDKKDLHLFSGRIFDVTCPRIAILGTDGAIGKRTTATLLVDALNAQGIRAVLVGTGQTTIIQGGKYGVALDALVPQFCSGEVENQVVAAFEGEDPDVIIVEGQGALSHPAYITSAHILRGSRPAGVIVQHAPKRRVLGDFPMVPMPTVASEIALIEAFADTQVIGITINHEQMSDAEVGEVIDDYELEFGLPATDPLTRPLDRLVDMVLLAFPAMRESAAAAIVR, encoded by the coding sequence GTGCCCCCGTCCGTCCCGTCCCTGCCCCTCTCCACGTCCGAACTCCCCGGCCTACCCCTCGGCACCACCGCCGTCGTCTACTGCGAGGGCCAGTTCGGCGAGCAGGACGGCAAGACCGCGAACGGTCTCGTCCGTCACTCGGAGAAGTACGAGATCCTGAGCGTCATCGACAGCGGTCACGCGGGTGTCGACGCCGGGCTCTTCCTCGACGGGACCGCCAACGGCATCCCCGTGCTCGCGAGCCTCGACGAGTCGGTCGCGAGCGCCGGGCGCGTTCCCGACTACCTCATCTGCGGCGTCGCCCCGGCCGACGGGCTCCTCTCCGAGGTGCAGCGCGTGGTGCTGCTCGACGGCATCGCCCGCGGCATGCACGTCATCAACGGCCTCCACGAGTTCCTCAACGACGACGCCGAGTTCGTGGCCGCAGCGCTCCGCTCCGGCGTGACGATCACAGACGTGCGGCGTCCGAAGGACAAGAAGGACCTGCACCTCTTCTCCGGCCGGATCTTCGACGTGACGTGCCCGCGGATCGCGATCCTCGGCACCGACGGCGCCATCGGCAAGCGCACGACCGCGACCCTGCTCGTCGACGCCCTGAACGCGCAGGGGATCCGAGCCGTCCTCGTGGGCACCGGTCAGACCACGATCATCCAGGGCGGGAAGTACGGCGTCGCGCTCGACGCCCTCGTGCCCCAGTTCTGCTCTGGCGAGGTCGAGAACCAGGTCGTCGCCGCCTTCGAGGGCGAGGACCCCGACGTCATCATCGTCGAGGGCCAGGGCGCCCTCAGCCACCCCGCCTACATCACGTCGGCCCACATCCTGCGCGGCAGCCGACCGGCCGGCGTCATCGTGCAGCACGCTCCGAAGCGCCGCGTGCTCGGCGACTTCCCGATGGTCCCGATGCCCACCGTCGCGAGCGAGATCGCGCTCATCGAAGCGTTCGCCGACACACAGGTGATCGGGATCACGATCAACCACGAGCAGATGAGCGACGCCGAGGTGGGCGAGGTCATCGACGACTACGAGCTCGAATTCGGCCTTCCCGCGACCGACCCGCTCACCCGTCCGCTCGACCGCCTCGTCGACATGGTGCTGCTCGCCTTCCCCGCGATGAGGGAGTCCGCCGCCGCCGCCATCGTGCGCTGA
- a CDS encoding PadR family transcriptional regulator, giving the protein MTEDAKLAALRRGMLEPLVLASIEQHRRYAAEIVDALRACDFPVLEGTLYPLLNRLRRDGLIEHEWQESTSGPPRKYLALTAEGHTQLARFREYWTSLTHTLTNVGD; this is encoded by the coding sequence GTGACCGAAGATGCCAAGCTTGCCGCCCTCCGGCGGGGGATGCTCGAACCGCTCGTACTCGCGAGTATCGAACAGCATCGCCGGTACGCCGCCGAAATCGTCGACGCTCTGCGCGCCTGCGACTTTCCCGTCCTCGAAGGAACGCTCTACCCACTCCTCAACAGACTCCGTCGAGACGGTCTGATCGAACACGAATGGCAAGAGTCGACGTCCGGGCCGCCGAGGAAGTACCTCGCTCTCACGGCCGAGGGGCACACGCAGCTCGCGCGGTTTCGTGAGTACTGGACCAGCCTCACTCACACCCTCACGAACGTAGGAGACTGA
- a CDS encoding PspC domain-containing protein: MSDTQHMRLSGHAGTFPLTAEAHSLLVDYLASSRKQLATTPDADETIRDVEASLGDRLHELLGSPEKTIDGHQMTEVIRTLGSVEPDPDHSAQIESAPGRRFWSRIDEGKWFGGICVGIATRGHLRLDWVRTIGVFLMLLTGGLIGIVYLALWLILPRAATITEYEQRTRGTVAPKLGTGQ, encoded by the coding sequence ATGTCGGACACCCAGCACATGCGGCTCAGCGGCCACGCCGGAACCTTCCCCCTCACCGCGGAGGCCCACAGCCTGCTCGTCGACTACCTGGCCTCGTCCCGCAAACAACTCGCCACCACTCCCGATGCCGACGAGACCATCCGTGACGTGGAAGCCTCACTCGGTGATCGGCTGCACGAGTTGCTCGGCTCACCCGAGAAGACGATCGACGGTCATCAGATGACCGAGGTCATCCGTACTCTGGGCAGCGTCGAGCCCGACCCGGATCACTCCGCTCAGATCGAGAGCGCGCCCGGCCGCCGGTTCTGGTCCCGGATCGACGAGGGGAAGTGGTTCGGCGGCATCTGCGTCGGCATAGCCACGCGCGGTCACCTCCGCCTCGACTGGGTCCGCACGATCGGCGTCTTTCTCATGCTCCTCACTGGGGGACTGATCGGTATCGTCTACCTCGCACTCTGGCTGATCCTTCCCCGCGCTGCGACGATCACAGAGTACGAACAGCGCACTCGAGGAACTGTCGCCCCGAAACTCGGCACCGGTCAGTAG
- a CDS encoding alpha-L-fucosidase, which produces MTIAAPTASERTDRATTAAPLDGFPHRTVHLDFHTGPAVEGVGAAFDPDAFARTFVEAGVDSVTLFAKCHHGRLYFGTDDGSATDTGRPERHPGLAGDLDLLARQVDALHAVGIRAPIYLSVQCDEYAADLHPDWIVVDENARQVKWGGSAFVAGWQILDMSSPYQDFLAEQVQAVIDRFAPLDGLFLDMCWDQPSSSVWAKAGMAAAGLDPASADDRDAYARRVAHGYMARFRDLVEPHLADDVDSGVWFNSRPKTALAEESDFVRHIEIEALPSGGWGYSYFPYVSRFVRPLDKPTLSHTGRFYKSWGDNGGLKPHAALLYECSQILAQGMTSGVGDLLHPSGALNPVTYDLIGSVYRHIEACEPFVRGAKPRADVAVVVDPALGDAPGASGFGVVRALQQLRQQFVLVPPTADLSGHALVVIPESTPIDAELAGALRERIAAGGAVFVSRGARSGSAGLEHLDLPGMSIEGDSPFSHVFLRPADGVPGVHGFDHVQYEPTLRLRVSGQAESLVDVVEPLFEREWNRFSGHEYTPPRMDASEWSALAVTGSVAVSSTAAFESFGAHGAPAYRDLVRAVLERLVPRPLVRAGGPVHLETTVVQTDEAVVVHLLSFVAARVATATAAHGPGQLGLDVVEDAFPLVDVPVSVRLDAEPVSVTLEPEGRELPVEWADGYATVRVSTVDGHAMVVARTR; this is translated from the coding sequence ATGACCATCGCAGCCCCCACAGCCTCCGAGCGCACCGACCGGGCCACCACAGCGGCCCCTCTCGACGGGTTCCCGCACCGCACCGTGCACCTCGACTTCCACACCGGTCCGGCCGTCGAGGGCGTGGGCGCCGCCTTCGACCCCGACGCCTTCGCGCGCACCTTCGTCGAGGCCGGCGTCGACAGCGTGACCCTCTTCGCGAAGTGCCACCACGGGCGGCTCTACTTCGGAACGGACGACGGCTCGGCGACCGACACCGGTCGGCCCGAGCGACACCCGGGACTCGCGGGCGACCTCGATCTGCTCGCCCGCCAGGTCGACGCCCTCCACGCGGTGGGCATCCGCGCGCCCATCTACCTGAGCGTGCAGTGCGACGAGTACGCCGCCGACCTGCACCCCGACTGGATCGTCGTGGACGAGAACGCCCGCCAGGTGAAGTGGGGCGGATCCGCCTTCGTCGCCGGCTGGCAGATCCTCGACATGTCGAGCCCGTACCAGGACTTCCTCGCCGAGCAGGTGCAGGCCGTGATAGACCGGTTCGCCCCGCTCGACGGCCTCTTCCTCGACATGTGCTGGGACCAGCCGAGCTCCTCCGTGTGGGCGAAGGCCGGCATGGCGGCCGCCGGTCTCGACCCCGCCTCGGCGGACGACCGCGACGCGTACGCGCGCCGCGTCGCCCACGGGTACATGGCGCGGTTCCGCGACCTCGTCGAACCGCACCTCGCCGACGACGTCGACTCCGGCGTGTGGTTCAACAGCCGGCCCAAGACGGCGCTCGCCGAGGAATCCGACTTCGTCCGTCACATCGAGATCGAGGCGCTGCCGTCCGGCGGGTGGGGCTACAGCTACTTCCCGTACGTGTCGCGGTTCGTCCGTCCGCTCGACAAGCCCACGCTGAGCCACACCGGCCGGTTCTACAAGAGCTGGGGCGACAACGGCGGGCTGAAGCCGCACGCGGCGCTCCTCTACGAGTGCTCGCAGATCCTCGCGCAGGGCATGACGAGCGGCGTCGGTGATCTGCTGCACCCGTCGGGAGCGCTCAACCCCGTGACCTACGACCTCATCGGTTCCGTCTACCGCCACATCGAGGCGTGCGAGCCCTTCGTGCGCGGCGCGAAGCCCCGGGCCGACGTGGCCGTCGTGGTCGATCCCGCCCTCGGCGATGCTCCCGGCGCGTCCGGCTTCGGGGTGGTGCGCGCGCTGCAGCAGCTGCGTCAGCAGTTCGTCCTCGTGCCGCCCACGGCGGACCTCTCGGGGCACGCACTCGTGGTGATCCCGGAGTCGACGCCGATCGACGCCGAGCTCGCCGGGGCGCTGCGGGAGCGGATCGCCGCGGGAGGCGCAGTGTTCGTGAGCCGCGGCGCGCGTTCCGGCTCCGCGGGGCTCGAGCACCTCGACCTGCCCGGGATGTCGATCGAGGGCGACTCGCCGTTCAGCCACGTCTTCCTGCGACCGGCCGACGGCGTCCCCGGCGTGCACGGATTCGATCACGTGCAGTACGAGCCCACCCTCCGTCTGCGTGTGAGCGGTCAGGCGGAGTCGCTCGTCGACGTGGTGGAGCCGCTGTTCGAGCGCGAGTGGAACCGCTTCAGCGGCCACGAGTACACGCCGCCGCGGATGGACGCGTCGGAGTGGTCGGCCCTCGCGGTGACCGGGAGCGTCGCCGTGTCGTCGACCGCGGCCTTCGAGTCGTTCGGCGCCCACGGCGCTCCGGCGTACCGCGACCTCGTGCGCGCCGTTCTCGAGCGGCTCGTGCCGCGTCCCCTCGTGCGCGCCGGTGGGCCCGTGCACCTCGAGACCACCGTCGTGCAGACCGACGAGGCCGTCGTGGTCCACCTGCTGAGCTTCGTGGCCGCTCGGGTCGCCACCGCCACTGCCGCCCACGGTCCGGGGCAGCTCGGTCTCGACGTGGTGGAGGACGCCTTCCCGCTCGTGGACGTGCCGGTGTCGGTCCGTCTCGACGCGGAACCCGTGTCTGTGACCCTCGAGCCCGAGGGGCGCGAGCTCCCCGTCGAGTGGGCCGACGGCTACGCGACCGTCCGGGTCTCGACGGTCGACGGGCACGCGATGGTGGTGGCGCGCACCCGCTGA
- a CDS encoding FadR/GntR family transcriptional regulator, which produces MDDETTGGPVSDAATTGATPPAAPGGPAEKRQNPRSQTDLVVDEIKAMIVRGDLGPGSRLPIEKDLAARLGVSRSPLREGVRSLAAMGVLESRQGDGTYVTSLDASLLLAPLEFLVNLQSPDESENLASVRRLLEVEAAARATLRITAEELADAEGLLDSISDIVDEPVEAHHDAIMDVDIRFHRVIAHAAGNPALEALIEAFANRTVRARTWRALTEQGVVPRTHEEHRAILKALASGDPDRARLAMSVHLLEVEDFLAEHPLSS; this is translated from the coding sequence ATGGACGATGAGACGACCGGCGGACCGGTGAGCGATGCGGCGACGACGGGCGCGACGCCGCCCGCTGCACCGGGTGGACCGGCCGAGAAGCGGCAGAACCCGCGATCGCAGACGGACCTCGTCGTCGATGAGATCAAGGCGATGATCGTGCGCGGCGACCTCGGCCCCGGGTCGCGGCTGCCGATCGAGAAGGACCTCGCCGCGCGCCTCGGCGTCTCCCGCAGCCCACTCCGCGAGGGCGTGCGATCCCTCGCCGCGATGGGTGTGCTCGAGAGCCGCCAGGGCGACGGCACCTACGTGACCTCGCTCGATGCGTCGCTGCTCCTCGCGCCGCTCGAGTTCCTCGTGAACCTGCAGTCCCCCGACGAATCGGAGAACCTCGCCTCCGTGCGCCGCCTCCTCGAGGTCGAGGCCGCGGCCCGCGCGACGCTCCGGATCACGGCTGAGGAGCTCGCGGACGCGGAGGGGCTCCTCGACTCGATCTCCGACATCGTCGACGAGCCGGTCGAGGCGCACCACGACGCGATCATGGACGTCGACATCCGCTTCCACCGCGTGATCGCCCACGCGGCAGGCAACCCTGCCCTCGAAGCGCTCATCGAGGCGTTCGCGAACCGCACGGTCAGGGCGCGCACGTGGCGCGCCCTGACCGAGCAGGGCGTCGTGCCGCGGACCCACGAGGAGCACCGCGCGATCCTCAAGGCCCTCGCCTCCGGCGACCCCGACCGCGCCCGGCTCGCGATGTCCGTCCACCTCCTCGAGGTGGAGGACTTCCTCGCCGAGCACCCCCTCTCGTCCTGA
- a CDS encoding alpha-L-fucosidase, with protein sequence MGRDAPRSRRSRRASTTKRKDHSTMSSTPAPWFTHDRFGMFVHWGLYALPARHEWVMNYEKMPTEEYEKYARYFEPDLYDPRAWARAAREAGMTYVVLTTKHHDGFCLWDSALTDYKATNTPAARDLVREFVDAVRAEGLHVGFYHSLLDWHHPDFTIDGRHPRRDDTEEEIAALNEGRDMARYREYLHGQVRELLTGYGRIDYLFYDFSYANDHHHPVWGGKGAEDWGSEELMALTRELQPDIVVNDRLEIPGDIVTPEQYQPDRPMEVDGEPVAWEACQTINGSWGYFRDNHQHKDPELMIRMLIDGVSKNGNMLLNVGPTARGELDPVATRTLSEFARWMHHHERSIRGAGASEFQAPSDARYTQRGDRLYLHLFAWPFEHVHLAGLGGKVAYAQLLNDASEIPFREISPDVKPLTTGIGGQAPGTLTLTLPVVRPDVAVPVVELFLR encoded by the coding sequence ATCGGGCGCGACGCGCCCCGGAGCCGGCGGTCCCGCCGTGCCTCCACGACGAAACGAAAGGACCACTCGACGATGAGCTCCACCCCAGCCCCCTGGTTCACGCACGACCGCTTCGGGATGTTCGTGCACTGGGGCCTGTACGCCCTGCCGGCCCGCCACGAGTGGGTGATGAACTACGAGAAGATGCCGACGGAGGAGTACGAGAAGTACGCCCGCTACTTCGAGCCCGACCTCTACGACCCGCGGGCGTGGGCGCGTGCGGCGCGCGAGGCCGGCATGACGTACGTGGTCCTCACCACGAAGCACCACGACGGCTTCTGCCTGTGGGACTCGGCGCTCACCGACTACAAGGCCACGAACACGCCGGCCGCGCGAGACCTCGTGCGCGAGTTCGTCGACGCCGTGCGTGCCGAGGGCCTGCATGTGGGGTTCTACCACTCGCTGCTCGACTGGCACCACCCGGACTTCACGATCGACGGCCGCCACCCGCGCCGCGACGACACGGAGGAGGAGATCGCCGCGCTCAACGAGGGCCGCGACATGGCGCGGTACCGCGAGTACCTGCACGGCCAGGTCCGCGAACTGCTCACGGGCTACGGCCGCATCGACTACCTCTTCTACGACTTCTCCTACGCGAACGACCACCACCACCCGGTCTGGGGTGGGAAAGGCGCCGAGGACTGGGGCTCGGAGGAGCTCATGGCGCTCACACGCGAGCTGCAGCCCGACATCGTCGTGAACGACCGCCTCGAGATCCCCGGCGACATCGTCACGCCCGAGCAGTACCAGCCCGACCGTCCTATGGAGGTCGACGGGGAGCCCGTGGCGTGGGAGGCCTGCCAGACCATCAACGGCAGCTGGGGATACTTCCGCGACAACCACCAGCACAAGGATCCCGAGCTCATGATCCGGATGCTCATCGACGGCGTCTCGAAGAACGGCAACATGCTCCTCAACGTGGGGCCGACGGCACGCGGCGAACTCGACCCCGTCGCCACGAGGACCCTCTCCGAGTTCGCGCGCTGGATGCACCACCACGAGCGCTCGATCCGCGGTGCGGGCGCGTCGGAGTTCCAGGCACCGTCGGATGCGCGCTACACGCAGCGCGGCGACCGCCTCTACCTGCACCTCTTCGCGTGGCCGTTCGAACACGTGCACCTCGCGGGCCTCGGCGGCAAGGTCGCGTACGCGCAGCTGCTGAACGACGCCTCGGAGATCCCCTTCCGGGAGATCTCACCCGACGTGAAGCCGCTCACCACCGGCATCGGGGGACAGGCGCCCGGAACGCTCACGCTCACGCTGCCCGTGGTTCGCCCCGACGTCGCCGTCCCCGTCGTCGAGCTGTTCCTCCGGTGA
- a CDS encoding carbohydrate ABC transporter permease — MSDRTIDVPAVAPTDSPSRATSGRRAAPATARSARDERDTKLLRTANERRRRRNDRISQLLLTVFVIVFMIPLIWMLATSLKPGAEVFSSPPSLVGSEVRWQNYADVWSYVPFGQYMLNGAIVSVLGTALVVATSVLSAYAFSRLRFRGRDGIFFVFLGTLMVPQEVVVIPMFLFMTQLGWVDSYQALIVPWAFTAFGTFLLRQAMLSVPMELEEAGKLDGASHLRILLGIIVPVVKPTIAVLVVFTFINYWNSFLWPLIVINDPSYATVPLGLNNFLGQGGRQWQLIMAASTISMIPTAGLAILLQKYLVKGIALSSGMGGK, encoded by the coding sequence ATGAGTGACCGGACCATCGACGTGCCGGCCGTCGCCCCGACGGACTCCCCGAGCCGGGCGACGTCCGGGCGCCGCGCGGCCCCGGCGACCGCCCGCTCTGCTCGTGACGAGCGCGACACGAAGCTCCTGCGGACGGCGAACGAACGCCGTCGCCGTCGGAACGACAGGATCTCGCAGCTGCTCCTCACGGTCTTCGTGATCGTGTTCATGATCCCGCTCATCTGGATGCTCGCGACGTCGCTCAAGCCGGGCGCCGAGGTGTTCTCCTCCCCGCCGTCGCTCGTCGGCAGCGAGGTGCGCTGGCAGAACTACGCCGACGTGTGGAGCTACGTGCCCTTCGGCCAGTACATGCTGAACGGCGCGATCGTATCGGTGCTCGGAACGGCCCTCGTCGTCGCGACGAGCGTGCTCTCCGCGTACGCGTTCTCCCGCCTCCGATTCCGAGGCCGCGACGGGATCTTCTTCGTCTTCCTCGGCACCCTCATGGTGCCGCAGGAGGTCGTCGTCATCCCGATGTTCCTCTTCATGACGCAGCTCGGCTGGGTCGACTCCTACCAGGCGCTCATCGTGCCGTGGGCCTTCACCGCGTTCGGCACCTTCCTGCTGCGGCAGGCGATGCTCTCGGTGCCGATGGAGCTCGAGGAGGCGGGCAAGCTCGACGGCGCCTCCCACCTGCGCATCCTGCTCGGCATCATCGTGCCCGTCGTGAAGCCCACGATCGCCGTGCTCGTCGTGTTCACGTTCATCAACTACTGGAACAGCTTCCTGTGGCCGCTCATCGTGATCAACGATCCGTCGTACGCCACCGTGCCCCTCGGTCTCAACAACTTCCTCGGCCAGGGCGGCAGGCAGTGGCAGCTCATCATGGCCGCGTCGACGATCTCGATGATCCCGACGGCCGGCCTCGCGATACTGCTGCAGAAGTACCTCGTGAAGGGCATCGCCCTCTCGAGCGGCATGGGCGGCAAGTGA
- a CDS encoding carbohydrate ABC transporter permease, with protein MSLAISRKRAEAANGSPPGSAATPRRRRRGDGLAAAGFLGPSLGGFAIFTAFPIIASIAVAFTVWPLAGTPTFTGIDNFVQLLTNDPAFLKTIVNTLVFVVAYVPVNLAFSMAIAAWISPRIRGANVYRVLLFVPVVTPMVANAAVWQIMLIPNGLIDGVWRSLFGVAAPNFLGDTSTAMISVVVMSLWQGFGYNLLIFSSSLQAVPETLMDSASIDGAGPIRRFFSIKIPLMSPSIFFAATMTLITSFQVFAQPFVLTNGGPDSSTTTMVMYLYRTGFQYFNLGLASAVGVILFVMILAVTGLMFVAQKKWVHYE; from the coding sequence ATGTCACTCGCCATCTCCCGGAAACGGGCTGAAGCGGCAAACGGGTCGCCACCCGGTTCGGCCGCCACGCCACGACGCAGACGACGGGGTGACGGACTCGCGGCCGCCGGCTTCCTCGGCCCGAGCCTCGGCGGCTTCGCCATCTTCACGGCCTTCCCGATCATCGCGTCCATCGCCGTCGCCTTCACCGTGTGGCCGCTCGCCGGGACACCGACGTTCACCGGCATCGACAACTTCGTCCAGCTGCTCACGAACGACCCGGCCTTCCTCAAGACCATCGTCAACACCCTCGTCTTCGTCGTGGCCTATGTGCCCGTCAACCTCGCGTTCTCCATGGCCATCGCCGCGTGGATCTCGCCGCGAATCCGCGGGGCGAACGTCTACCGCGTGCTCCTCTTCGTCCCCGTGGTCACCCCGATGGTCGCCAACGCCGCCGTGTGGCAGATCATGCTCATCCCGAACGGGCTCATCGACGGCGTGTGGCGCTCCCTCTTCGGGGTCGCGGCCCCCAACTTCCTCGGCGACACCTCGACGGCCATGATCAGCGTCGTCGTCATGTCGCTCTGGCAGGGTTTCGGCTACAACCTCCTGATCTTCTCGTCCTCGTTGCAGGCGGTTCCGGAGACGCTCATGGACAGTGCCTCGATCGACGGAGCCGGGCCCATCCGCCGCTTCTTCAGCATCAAGATCCCCCTCATGTCGCCGTCGATCTTCTTCGCCGCGACGATGACGCTCATCACGTCGTTCCAGGTCTTCGCCCAACCCTTCGTCCTCACGAACGGCGGCCCGGACAGCTCGACGACGACGATGGTGATGTACCTCTACCGGACCGGGTTCCAGTACTTCAACCTCGGTCTCGCCTCCGCCGTCGGGGTGATCCTGTTCGTCATGATCCTGGCCGTCACCGGACTGATGTTCGTGGCTCAGAAGAAGTGGGTGCACTATGAGTGA